The Cronobacter sakazakii genome has a window encoding:
- a CDS encoding phage minor head protein, with product MTMKKANKPAKPAILPANKQDPTGVDRLERGAMREFSRRLRKIGKGYIELLNRIPSEPAVNQRYTFRLDQTLLSMLLQNGESLVDDILLQGGELNLWFWQDYVSTAYQRGTAQEFSNLSQQSPAYAADRESIEKILLSDAYQSRLILVRAREFEEMKGLSNQIKADLSRVLTDGIGRGLNPREVARNITAQTDIERSRANRIARTEITTALRRARWDEHDQAKDDLGLNVMLLHMSALSPTTRRTHALRHGHLYTSDEVREWYSINGNAINCYLPDTEVQGRFVAGSKTYYKGMVVKLVTRSGRNLTVTPNHPVMTDRGLIAANEVTERDNLFAYSSNVENSVGIGDLNDQHRVSAVQDVFSSLVESGHSILRWVSAVDFHGDGSSCNGEVHIVRSDRQLTIACDTHTSKMLDYFALKHTNSVSALIQGSPFSDLIAIDLAPPDAEGCSGNKSPFFRRGKRESVYCSSTFSSANNSSSFEPSLNSAAGSTNLSGDSLLREAGLIEIDDVVSVERYFFEGHVYDLEEVSGLMIANGIIASNCKCTQVTVLVDEKGVPLNSSVIDIAKKEFAQTWGKRMATNKSHHCCKHAA from the coding sequence ATGACGATGAAGAAAGCGAACAAGCCAGCGAAACCAGCGATATTACCAGCCAATAAGCAGGACCCGACTGGTGTAGACAGGCTGGAGCGCGGCGCAATGCGCGAGTTCAGCAGACGGCTACGGAAAATCGGAAAGGGGTACATAGAGTTACTTAACCGCATACCTTCAGAGCCAGCAGTAAACCAGCGCTACACCTTCCGCCTTGACCAGACACTTCTTTCCATGCTGCTTCAAAACGGTGAATCGCTCGTCGATGACATTTTGTTGCAGGGCGGGGAGTTGAATTTGTGGTTCTGGCAGGACTACGTTTCTACGGCTTATCAGCGAGGAACGGCGCAGGAGTTTAGCAACCTTTCGCAGCAATCCCCGGCATACGCCGCCGACAGGGAAAGCATTGAGAAGATCCTGTTAAGTGACGCCTATCAGTCCCGTCTGATACTGGTCAGGGCGCGCGAGTTTGAAGAGATGAAAGGCCTTAGCAATCAGATAAAGGCTGACCTTTCCCGCGTACTGACGGACGGTATTGGGCGCGGGCTTAACCCTCGCGAAGTTGCCAGAAATATAACCGCTCAAACAGATATCGAGCGCAGCAGAGCCAACCGCATTGCACGCACGGAAATCACTACCGCACTCCGGCGTGCGCGATGGGACGAACATGACCAGGCAAAAGATGATTTAGGCCTTAACGTCATGTTGCTTCATATGTCCGCCTTAAGCCCCACAACGCGACGTACACACGCTCTCAGGCACGGACACCTCTATACCTCGGATGAGGTCAGGGAGTGGTACAGCATCAATGGCAACGCGATTAACTGCTACCTGCCTGACACAGAAGTGCAAGGCAGGTTTGTGGCTGGCTCAAAAACTTACTACAAGGGGATGGTCGTCAAGCTTGTGACTCGTAGTGGTCGCAACCTTACCGTTACCCCTAATCACCCCGTAATGACCGACAGAGGATTGATTGCTGCTAACGAAGTCACGGAAAGAGACAATCTTTTCGCATACAGCAGCAATGTCGAAAATTCTGTTGGGATAGGTGACCTGAACGACCAGCATAGAGTATCCGCAGTTCAGGATGTCTTTAGCTCTCTGGTGGAGTCTGGTCATTCGATCCTTAGATGGGTGAGTGCTGTAGATTTCCACGGCGACGGTAGTTCCTGCAATGGAGAGGTCCACATTGTAAGGTCCGACCGGCAACTGACCATTGCATGCGACACCCATACGAGCAAGATGCTCGATTATTTCGCTCTCAAACATACCAACTCTGTCAGCGCGTTGATTCAGGGATCGCCTTTCTCTGACCTCATCGCTATCGATTTGGCCCCTCCTGACGCCGAGGGCTGCAGCGGTAACAAGTCGCCTTTCTTCAGGCGTGGCAAGCGAGAATCGGTTTATTGCAGCAGTACTTTTTCCTCTGCGAACAATTCCAGCAGCTTCGAGCCGTCGCTTAACAGCGCTGCGGGAAGCACCAATCTTTCTGGAGATAGCCTGCTCAGAGAGGCCGGACTTATAGAGATTGACGATGTTGTCAGTGTCGAGAGGTATTTCTTTGAAGGTCATGTTTACGATCTCGAAGAAGTGTCAGGCCTTATGATAGCCAATGGAATAATCGCAAGCAACTGTAAATGCACTCAGGTCACCGTTCTGGTTGATGAGAAGGGCGTTCCGCTCAACTCCAGCGTTATCGATATTGCCAAAAAAGAGTTTGCTCAGACATGGGGCAAGCGCATGGCCACAAATAAATCACATCACTGCTGCAAACACGCGGCATAG
- a CDS encoding DUF7370 family protein, whose protein sequence is MITTAQAKEYLSSVGITLPDFILDALIEQVNSIQECLDAHYPAATALLIQMYLLGLMGLGQGDRYISSQTAPSGASRSFRYQSFADRWSGSLSLLRGLDKYGCATSLIPPDPSNKAFAGIWIGKGGCMCNGER, encoded by the coding sequence ATGATAACCACAGCACAGGCGAAGGAATACCTATCGTCGGTCGGCATCACGCTGCCCGACTTTATTCTTGACGCGCTGATTGAGCAGGTGAACAGCATTCAGGAATGTCTTGATGCTCATTACCCAGCTGCGACAGCGCTGCTAATTCAAATGTATTTGTTAGGACTGATGGGGCTGGGGCAGGGCGATCGCTATATCAGCTCTCAGACAGCCCCGTCAGGTGCCTCAAGGTCGTTTCGATATCAGTCGTTTGCGGATCGGTGGTCAGGATCTCTGTCCTTACTGCGAGGGCTTGATAAGTATGGCTGTGCAACCTCGCTGATTCCCCCAGACCCCAGTAATAAGGCTTTTGCAGGCATCTGGATAGGGAAAGGTGGATGCATGTGTAACGGTGAACGCTAA
- a CDS encoding Arc family DNA-binding protein has translation MSREEPQINIRVSNELKEKIRLRAKNNRRSMNAEIVQILLDAVSENVSSKEEFATREAEKFKEALLETLNKMHSKEK, from the coding sequence ATGTCTAGAGAAGAGCCGCAGATAAACATCCGCGTTTCCAATGAGTTAAAAGAGAAGATAAGGTTGCGTGCAAAGAACAACAGGAGGTCTATGAATGCCGAAATTGTTCAAATTCTGCTTGATGCTGTTTCCGAAAATGTAAGTAGCAAGGAGGAATTCGCCACACGTGAAGCTGAAAAGTTTAAAGAGGCGCTTCTTGAAACATTAAATAAAATGCACAGCAAGGAAAAATAA
- a CDS encoding gp53 minor capsid family protein, with translation MARYRRINIDGQSLYKTETRVVAADTLPGTAVVINGDNEFAQATALTGRLYIVETGYHQGLTVNEPIPAGDSAVGNYLEEGRELALRCAAGTYAKDDPIKLGTNGQFTKASADTDSVIGYSQDDVTIAASTTDLIRVRARVGTVAAAAGA, from the coding sequence ATGGCACGTTATCGTCGAATCAATATTGACGGTCAGTCGCTGTACAAGACCGAAACCCGAGTGGTCGCTGCTGATACCCTGCCGGGAACTGCAGTAGTCATTAATGGCGACAACGAGTTTGCACAAGCAACTGCTCTGACTGGTCGTCTCTACATCGTTGAAACCGGTTATCACCAGGGCCTGACCGTTAATGAGCCAATCCCTGCCGGTGATTCTGCCGTCGGCAACTATCTGGAGGAGGGTCGCGAACTGGCGCTACGGTGTGCTGCTGGCACCTACGCAAAAGATGACCCGATCAAGCTTGGCACTAATGGTCAGTTCACCAAAGCGAGCGCCGACACTGACTCAGTGATTGGCTACAGCCAGGATGACGTAACCATCGCCGCCAGTACTACCGATTTAATCCGCGTACGCGCTCGCGTAGGCACCGTTGCCGCAGCAGCTGGCGCTTAA
- a CDS encoding major capsid protein, which produces MYFTAETLAANSRLRGHWNELWANRNIFNQQHDMMVNAYRPSMTAEMLAANAVGGFTREFWAEIDRQIIQMRDQEDGMEIINDLLAVQTVLPIGKTAKLYTVSGDIADDVSISIDGQAPYSFDHTEYGGDGDPIPVFTAGYGVNWRHAAGLSTVGIDLALDSQAAKMRKFHKKRVGYYLNGDDSISVDGYKGQGIRNHRNTAKINLGSGAGGANIDLTTASPADMLAFFGPTGAFGLTARRNKVAAYDVLWVSSEIWANMSKPYLINVNSGSNALVSGTVADAISRFIPAKEIRPTFALSGNEFFGYQRRQDVISPLVGMAVGVVPLPRLMPQSNYNFQIMSAEGLQIKKDGEGLSGVVYGANLA; this is translated from the coding sequence ATGTATTTTACCGCTGAAACACTGGCTGCTAACAGCCGACTGCGCGGACACTGGAACGAGCTGTGGGCTAACCGCAACATCTTCAATCAACAGCATGACATGATGGTTAATGCCTACCGACCAAGCATGACCGCAGAAATGCTGGCGGCTAACGCTGTTGGCGGTTTTACCCGCGAATTCTGGGCTGAGATTGATCGCCAGATCATCCAAATGCGCGATCAGGAAGATGGCATGGAAATTATCAACGACCTTCTGGCTGTCCAGACCGTACTGCCTATCGGCAAAACCGCGAAGCTCTACACCGTTTCCGGTGATATTGCTGATGACGTATCAATCAGCATCGATGGTCAGGCACCATATTCCTTCGACCACACCGAATACGGCGGCGATGGCGACCCTATTCCGGTGTTCACTGCAGGTTATGGCGTTAACTGGCGTCACGCTGCAGGCCTGAGCACTGTTGGTATTGACCTGGCGCTGGACTCGCAGGCTGCCAAGATGCGCAAGTTCCACAAAAAGCGCGTCGGGTACTACCTGAATGGCGATGACAGCATTTCTGTCGATGGCTACAAAGGTCAGGGCATCCGTAACCACCGAAACACTGCGAAGATTAACCTCGGCAGCGGCGCTGGCGGCGCGAATATCGACCTGACTACGGCCTCACCGGCTGACATGCTGGCATTCTTCGGCCCGACTGGTGCTTTTGGCCTGACTGCTCGCCGTAACAAAGTTGCTGCCTATGATGTTCTGTGGGTGAGTTCTGAGATTTGGGCAAACATGTCCAAGCCTTACCTCATCAACGTAAACTCGGGCAGCAACGCTCTGGTAAGCGGCACTGTGGCTGATGCGATCTCTCGCTTCATTCCTGCCAAGGAGATCCGCCCGACCTTCGCGCTAAGCGGCAATGAGTTCTTCGGATATCAGCGTCGCCAGGACGTAATTTCACCGCTGGTAGGCATGGCTGTAGGCGTAGTTCCGCTGCCGCGTCTGATGCCGCAGAGCAATTACAACTTCCAGATCATGTCTGCAGAAGGCTTGCAGATTAAGAAGGACGGCGAAGGCCTGTCTGGTGTGGTTTACGGCGCTAATCTGGCATAA
- a CDS encoding terminase small subunit has translation MALTDKQEMFCREYLIDLNATQAAIRAGYSEKTANEQGSQNLAKLNIQSRISELKAERNDRVEVDADYVLKRLFDIDQMDVADIILANGEIKPIKDWPKVWRTTLSGIDVIEMAAADSSALLKKIKWPDKVKNLELLGKHISVMAFKEQAAHEHTGKNGGPIEVAALTKDEYKAARREMLEDDDC, from the coding sequence ATGGCACTCACCGACAAGCAAGAAATGTTCTGTCGCGAGTACCTCATCGATTTGAACGCTACGCAAGCGGCTATTCGGGCGGGGTACAGCGAAAAGACCGCCAATGAACAAGGCTCGCAAAACTTAGCGAAACTTAACATCCAGTCCAGAATCTCCGAACTTAAAGCAGAGCGCAATGATCGGGTCGAGGTTGATGCTGATTATGTGCTGAAACGCTTGTTTGATATCGACCAGATGGACGTCGCTGACATCATCCTGGCTAACGGGGAAATTAAGCCGATTAAGGACTGGCCGAAGGTATGGCGCACAACACTTTCTGGAATTGACGTCATAGAGATGGCCGCCGCCGATAGTTCCGCCTTGCTGAAGAAAATTAAGTGGCCTGACAAGGTTAAGAATCTTGAGCTTCTCGGCAAACACATTAGTGTTATGGCATTCAAAGAGCAGGCTGCTCACGAACATACGGGCAAGAACGGCGGCCCGATTGAAGTGGCCGCGCTAACGAAAGATGAATACAAAGCTGCCCGGCGGGAGATGTTGGAGGATGACGACTGCTGA
- a CDS encoding DUF6246 family protein — protein sequence MTPLKEIGECLISVDGEDYFFRPSFVNMSRIGEPDEIVQVFYDLHNDEVTSLVSRAVEAYGYVPQWLISHIKSTSYGRKAFLASVVVLNACCDKDAGPLTGVFHPSKGNGRTFKIRKGALPESDMLLIAQSLITHGVIGKAKVRKLQRHESGETSTEFRAVDYIVAAQAHFGMTEQEAGNLTMTKFQMLLATKYPEQKGFTREEYDQVADDYLARKAKRLANSA from the coding sequence ATGACCCCGCTTAAAGAGATTGGTGAGTGCCTCATCAGCGTTGATGGTGAGGATTATTTCTTCCGGCCTTCATTTGTGAACATGTCACGCATTGGTGAGCCAGATGAAATCGTACAGGTGTTTTACGACCTGCACAACGATGAAGTAACCAGCCTTGTGAGTCGAGCCGTTGAGGCTTACGGATACGTTCCGCAATGGCTGATAAGCCACATCAAAAGCACCAGTTACGGCCGCAAGGCGTTTCTCGCTTCAGTGGTTGTTCTGAATGCCTGTTGTGACAAAGACGCTGGCCCGTTGACCGGCGTATTCCATCCCTCTAAAGGCAACGGACGCACATTCAAGATTCGCAAAGGCGCGCTGCCTGAATCTGACATGCTGCTGATTGCGCAGTCGCTGATAACCCATGGCGTTATCGGCAAGGCGAAAGTTCGAAAGCTCCAGCGGCATGAAAGCGGAGAGACCAGCACAGAGTTCCGCGCTGTTGATTACATCGTGGCCGCGCAGGCGCATTTCGGCATGACTGAGCAGGAAGCTGGAAATCTGACGATGACCAAGTTTCAGATGCTGCTGGCAACCAAATACCCTGAACAGAAAGGCTTTACTCGCGAAGAGTACGATCAAGTAGCAGATGATTATCTTGCCAGGAAGGCAAAGCGCCTGGCTAATTCAGCGTAG
- a CDS encoding Ig-like domain-containing protein, which translates to MQGCSTDNSKLFGRAVVLEVALGCPDAVPPESERKALMAGTSKGFDFSPNTVTSDADDTKGYVENIVTNSDFTISFEGEVRKRDKLDQFGVGKFIKYYNDEVKAGRQPTIWVFMDYGPVQFQGYMVITALSSDGGSNDIVTLSTEFKVSDSDTIDVQETPDEVPVTGVTVSPQTTSVVVGSTRQLTATVSPTDATDKTGVWTSSDPTKFTINSSGLITGVAAGTGTATFTTNNGAKTAQTAVTVTAS; encoded by the coding sequence ATGCAAGGCTGCTCTACTGATAACAGCAAGCTTTTCGGTCGTGCCGTTGTGTTAGAGGTGGCTTTGGGCTGCCCTGATGCCGTTCCTCCGGAAAGCGAGCGAAAAGCGCTCATGGCTGGAACATCAAAGGGATTTGACTTTAGCCCAAACACTGTAACCAGCGATGCTGATGATACGAAGGGCTACGTTGAAAACATCGTAACCAACTCGGATTTCACCATCAGCTTTGAAGGTGAGGTTCGCAAGCGCGACAAGCTGGATCAATTCGGAGTTGGTAAGTTTATCAAATACTACAACGATGAAGTGAAGGCTGGCCGCCAGCCTACCATCTGGGTGTTCATGGATTATGGTCCGGTGCAATTCCAGGGTTACATGGTTATTACTGCGCTCAGCTCGGATGGTGGCAGTAATGACATTGTAACGCTATCTACCGAGTTCAAGGTTTCCGATTCGGATACGATTGATGTTCAGGAAACGCCTGATGAAGTACCTGTTACCGGCGTCACCGTATCGCCACAGACCACATCTGTAGTGGTGGGATCAACCCGGCAACTGACCGCGACTGTTTCCCCGACTGATGCGACAGACAAAACCGGCGTATGGACATCTTCCGATCCGACTAAGTTCACTATCAACAGCAGCGGCCTGATTACTGGTGTAGCGGCTGGTACCGGCACGGCAACATTTACCACCAATAACGGTGCTAAAACGGCGCAAACAGCAGTGACCGTCACCGCTTCGTAA
- a CDS encoding anti-CBASS protein Acb1 family protein, with product MTDKLTLAVNHALNDARLARARMMMANPSMGLDAKRSTAWCEYGFKEDLDFHDLYKLYRRGGIANGAVNKLVSNCWKTNPEVIEGDPDDESRQESTWEKSSKEQVFTHRFWRSFAKADTRRLVGRWAGILLHVKDNKRWDEPVVKGRSLQKITPAWASALKVASRDYNGNVTKWHYTEVQPDGGRVQRDIHPDRILIIGDMSDDEIGFLEPGYNAAVSLEKVEGGSGESFLKNAARQLNVNFDKEINFSNLASLYGVSVTDLQEKFNEAAVEVNSGNDVLLTTQGASVTPLVTSVADPSPTYDVNLKTFAASVDIPSRILVGNQSGERASTEDQIYFNARCQSRRGDLSFDIEDMVDKLIDLQILKPVAKFSIVWDDLNEQSSSDKLDSASKMSDINQKTLATGEQVFTANEIRVAAGYEPLGEPLTEDDDEESEQASETSDITSQ from the coding sequence ATGACTGACAAATTAACACTGGCCGTCAACCATGCGTTGAACGATGCCAGGCTTGCGCGCGCCCGCATGATGATGGCTAACCCGTCTATGGGTCTGGATGCAAAACGTAGCACGGCGTGGTGCGAATATGGCTTCAAGGAAGATTTAGACTTCCATGACCTCTATAAGCTTTATCGCCGTGGAGGCATCGCTAACGGTGCGGTAAATAAGCTGGTATCCAACTGCTGGAAAACGAACCCTGAAGTTATTGAGGGTGATCCGGATGATGAATCACGCCAGGAATCGACGTGGGAGAAGTCGAGCAAAGAACAGGTGTTCACCCATCGGTTCTGGCGCTCATTCGCCAAAGCCGATACGCGCCGACTGGTTGGTCGCTGGGCTGGCATCCTTCTGCACGTCAAAGACAATAAGCGCTGGGATGAGCCGGTAGTCAAAGGCCGTTCGCTACAGAAGATTACGCCAGCTTGGGCTAGTGCACTGAAGGTCGCCAGTCGTGATTACAACGGCAATGTCACGAAATGGCATTACACAGAAGTGCAGCCTGACGGGGGTAGAGTTCAACGTGACATCCACCCTGACCGAATCCTGATTATCGGTGATATGTCCGATGACGAGATCGGATTTCTGGAGCCTGGCTACAACGCAGCTGTAAGCCTCGAAAAGGTAGAAGGAGGCAGCGGTGAATCTTTTCTGAAGAACGCCGCGCGCCAACTGAACGTCAATTTCGATAAAGAGATTAACTTCAGCAACCTCGCGTCACTTTATGGCGTTAGCGTCACAGATCTGCAGGAGAAGTTCAATGAGGCTGCCGTTGAAGTTAACAGCGGCAATGATGTGCTTCTGACCACTCAAGGCGCGTCTGTTACGCCTCTGGTAACTTCGGTTGCCGACCCTTCACCTACTTACGATGTAAACCTGAAGACCTTTGCGGCATCGGTTGATATTCCCTCTCGCATTCTCGTTGGCAACCAGTCAGGCGAGCGCGCCAGCACGGAAGACCAGATTTACTTCAACGCTCGCTGTCAGTCGCGACGTGGTGACCTGTCATTCGATATCGAGGATATGGTGGACAAGCTGATAGATCTGCAAATCCTGAAGCCGGTAGCCAAGTTCAGCATTGTCTGGGATGACCTTAACGAACAGTCATCTTCAGACAAGCTGGATAGCGCCAGCAAGATGAGCGACATCAACCAGAAGACGCTGGCAACCGGCGAGCAGGTATTTACCGCTAACGAAATCCGCGTTGCTGCAGGATACGAGCCGCTTGGCGAACCGCTGACCGAGGATGACGATGAAGAAAGCGAACAAGCCAGCGAAACCAGCGATATTACCAGCCAATAA
- a CDS encoding phage terminase large subunit family protein gives MTTAEQKNYARRIECEEDGLYFARYFFKQRTGGKMIVAPHHKVIQQTLDRVIDGEINRLIINVPPGYTKTELATINMMGRGLALNKRARFMHLSYSHNLALLNSSTARSMIKSQAYQAMWPMELRDDADSKAMWWTEYGGGVYASSSAGQVTGFRAGHMEPGWQGALIIDDPVKPDDAYSETVRDGVNSRFNETIKSRLAIETTPMIVIMQRIHYHDLSGYLLRGGSGEMWHHLNLPVIIDNSRSYQEQYPENSHAIPIEHGLPDGWLWPFKHNESHRTALFSHRRTAEAQYMQNPRRFNAEGALWTEQMIAAARALNITEQLSRTVIAIDPQATNSEESDETGIVAASSYGAGDKRQYSADGDYSGKYSPNGWATRAMDAYKQHDADAIVIETNQGGDMAEDTLRNAGFKDRIIRVHASKGKFARAEPISALYAQGRVAHRGNLYQLENQQMEYVPTTSKKSPDRLDALVWAMTELSGSEPIGMMIPKRLQGR, from the coding sequence ATGACGACTGCTGAGCAAAAGAACTATGCGCGCCGGATAGAGTGCGAAGAGGACGGGCTTTACTTTGCCCGCTACTTCTTCAAGCAACGTACCGGCGGCAAGATGATAGTGGCGCCGCATCACAAGGTGATACAGCAAACGCTGGACAGAGTGATAGACGGCGAGATTAACCGGCTGATCATCAACGTTCCGCCTGGCTACACGAAAACAGAACTGGCAACCATCAACATGATGGGTCGTGGCCTGGCACTGAATAAACGCGCCAGATTCATGCACCTGTCCTACTCGCACAACCTCGCACTTCTGAACTCATCCACTGCCCGCAGCATGATTAAGTCGCAAGCCTACCAAGCGATGTGGCCGATGGAGCTGCGCGACGATGCTGACAGTAAGGCGATGTGGTGGACGGAGTATGGCGGCGGTGTTTATGCCTCATCGTCAGCAGGACAGGTAACCGGCTTCCGTGCCGGGCATATGGAACCTGGCTGGCAGGGCGCTCTGATTATCGATGATCCGGTTAAACCTGATGACGCCTATTCCGAAACGGTTCGTGACGGCGTAAACAGCCGCTTCAACGAGACGATTAAATCACGCCTGGCTATCGAAACCACGCCGATGATAGTCATCATGCAGCGCATCCACTATCACGACCTGAGCGGCTATCTGCTGCGAGGTGGTAGTGGTGAGATGTGGCACCACCTGAATCTGCCGGTAATCATCGACAACAGCCGGTCTTATCAGGAGCAGTACCCTGAAAATAGTCACGCCATACCAATTGAGCACGGCCTGCCTGATGGTTGGCTCTGGCCGTTCAAACACAACGAGAGCCATCGCACAGCGCTTTTCTCTCATCGCCGAACAGCCGAAGCGCAGTACATGCAGAACCCTCGCAGGTTCAACGCAGAGGGCGCGCTGTGGACAGAGCAGATGATTGCAGCAGCACGCGCCCTGAACATCACCGAACAGCTATCCAGAACGGTTATCGCTATCGACCCGCAAGCAACAAACAGCGAAGAGAGCGATGAAACGGGGATTGTAGCAGCCAGCTCATACGGTGCAGGAGATAAGCGACAGTATTCAGCCGACGGCGACTACAGCGGCAAATATTCCCCTAACGGTTGGGCAACGCGTGCAATGGACGCTTACAAGCAGCATGACGCCGACGCGATTGTGATTGAAACCAACCAGGGCGGTGACATGGCAGAGGACACACTCCGCAATGCCGGGTTCAAAGACCGCATTATCCGCGTCCATGCGAGCAAGGGTAAGTTCGCGCGAGCCGAGCCAATATCCGCTCTGTATGCACAGGGTCGCGTAGCCCATCGCGGCAATCTCTATCAACTGGAAAACCAGCAGATGGAGTACGTGCCAACCACCTCAAAAAAATCACCTGACCGCCTCGATGCGCTGGTATGGGCGATGACCGAATTAAGCGGTTCGGAGCCTATAGGGATGATGATTCCTAAGCGCCTGCAAGGGCGGTAA
- a CDS encoding HNH endonuclease signature motif containing protein, protein MSISEEKILPLDYLRECLSYCPESGVLTWKSRPLSHFPDGNDGGFNRRFSNRRAGSVLRDHLAVQIMGAKHYAHRLCWALYYGSYPVGSIDHINGDGFDNRISNLREVTHRGNTHNQKTRITNKSGCMGVTIRPDTGKYRARINTPAGRKHLGDFNSLEEAISARKEAEKKYGYHENHGR, encoded by the coding sequence ATGAGTATTTCGGAAGAGAAGATTTTACCTCTCGATTATTTACGAGAGTGCTTGTCTTACTGTCCAGAGTCTGGTGTGTTGACATGGAAATCTAGGCCTCTGTCCCATTTCCCTGATGGTAACGATGGTGGATTCAACAGAAGGTTTTCGAATCGAAGAGCTGGATCTGTATTGCGAGATCACCTCGCGGTCCAAATCATGGGTGCCAAGCACTATGCGCACAGATTGTGCTGGGCCTTGTACTATGGAAGCTATCCAGTTGGGTCAATCGACCATATCAATGGTGATGGATTTGATAATCGTATATCCAACCTTAGAGAGGTTACCCATCGAGGAAATACCCACAATCAGAAAACCCGCATAACTAATAAAAGCGGATGTATGGGGGTTACCATAAGGCCTGACACTGGGAAATATAGAGCAAGAATAAATACGCCAGCAGGCAGAAAGCATTTGGGTGATTTTAATTCACTTGAAGAAGCTATTTCAGCCAGAAAAGAAGCAGAAAAAAAGTACGGATATCATGAAAATCACGGTCGATAA
- a CDS encoding phage tail termination protein, producing MNPPMHTRLRDYFVGAGLTAGFTTQLLIWNDTGNMSERFMVFRPNGGSSIRNELGAEYYVLVDVIGAKGGNGYLDTSVQQIIQHVQSDPLPSNCIGYIENFGGIPAPVLTAEGRLIYRLQFAIKYGE from the coding sequence ATGAACCCTCCGATGCATACCCGGCTGCGTGATTATTTTGTAGGTGCCGGGCTTACCGCTGGTTTTACAACCCAACTCCTTATATGGAATGACACCGGAAACATGTCAGAGCGTTTTATGGTATTCCGCCCTAACGGCGGCTCTTCCATACGCAATGAACTAGGGGCCGAATATTACGTGTTAGTAGATGTTATCGGCGCAAAAGGAGGGAATGGATATTTAGACACTTCGGTGCAGCAAATTATCCAGCACGTGCAATCAGACCCTCTGCCAAGCAACTGTATTGGCTATATCGAAAATTTCGGCGGTATCCCCGCTCCAGTCCTAACAGCTGAAGGTCGCCTCATCTATCGGCTGCAATTCGCTATTAAATATGGTGAGTGA
- a CDS encoding Arc family DNA-binding protein, with product MIVPSDAPKYNLRIPAEIKEIIEKSAKDEGRSVNSEIAKRLMDSLKRDGLL from the coding sequence ATGATAGTTCCGTCAGATGCGCCTAAGTACAACCTGCGGATTCCCGCAGAGATTAAAGAGATTATCGAGAAATCAGCTAAAGATGAGGGAAGGTCGGTAAATAGCGAAATTGCAAAGAGGTTAATGGATAGCTTGAAACGTGATGGATTACTTTAA